In the Pseudomonadota bacterium genome, one interval contains:
- a CDS encoding MFS transporter → MRWIVTASPQVRLLCVMAAAMPMAFSTWMVVINNFAVERAAFSGAEIGILQSLREVPGFLAFAVVLLLPFIREQRLALVSLALLGVGTAITGLFPSVLGLYLTTVIASVGFHYYETVNQSLQMQWLDRGRAGALFGRLMAVGALSGLVAYALVFAATHWWGVSLAWVLAAGGLATLAAAMYCGAAFDQFEPTVPQRTTLVLRKRYGLYYALTFLSGARRQIFIVFAAFLMVEKFEFSASAVALMYLANGALNFLIAPRLGAWIDRVGERRALTVEYVGLIVVFVAYALVEHAAIAVALFIIDHALFALAIALKTYFQKIADPADIAPTAGVAFTINHIAAVGLPAALGFLWVAGSASVVFLIGALIAAMSLLLAQLVPSKPDQRTEIRLPAGVLARLRT, encoded by the coding sequence ATGCGCTGGATCGTGACCGCGTCCCCTCAGGTCAGGCTGTTGTGTGTGATGGCCGCTGCGATGCCGATGGCGTTCAGCACCTGGATGGTGGTCATCAACAACTTTGCGGTGGAGCGCGCGGCCTTCTCGGGCGCCGAAATCGGTATCCTGCAGTCGCTGCGCGAGGTGCCAGGCTTTCTGGCTTTTGCGGTGGTGTTGCTCTTGCCGTTCATTCGCGAGCAGAGACTCGCCTTGGTGTCATTGGCGCTGCTCGGCGTTGGCACGGCCATCACGGGCCTCTTTCCAAGCGTGCTCGGTCTGTACCTGACGACCGTCATCGCGTCGGTCGGCTTCCACTACTACGAGACCGTCAACCAATCGCTGCAGATGCAGTGGCTCGACCGCGGCCGGGCCGGTGCGCTGTTCGGTCGGTTGATGGCGGTCGGCGCGCTGTCAGGCCTGGTGGCGTACGCCCTGGTCTTCGCCGCCACCCACTGGTGGGGCGTGTCGCTCGCGTGGGTGCTGGCCGCCGGCGGCCTTGCAACCCTCGCCGCGGCGATGTACTGCGGTGCGGCATTCGACCAGTTCGAACCGACCGTGCCGCAACGCACCACGCTGGTGTTGCGCAAGCGTTACGGCTTGTACTACGCGCTGACCTTCCTGTCGGGTGCGCGTCGCCAGATCTTCATTGTCTTTGCGGCGTTTCTGATGGTCGAGAAATTCGAGTTCAGCGCCTCGGCGGTGGCACTGATGTACCTGGCAAACGGAGCACTCAATTTTCTGATCGCGCCCCGACTCGGCGCCTGGATCGACCGGGTGGGGGAGCGCCGGGCGCTGACGGTCGAGTACGTTGGCCTGATCGTGGTGTTTGTTGCCTACGCGTTGGTCGAGCACGCGGCGATCGCCGTGGCGTTGTTCATCATCGACCACGCGCTGTTTGCGCTCGCCATCGCGCTGAAGACCTACTTTCAGAAGATCGCAGACCCGGCGGACATCGCGCCCACTGCGGGCGTGGCGTTCACCATCAACCACATTGCCGCTGTCGGCTTACCTGCGGCGCTCGGTTTTCTCTGGGTTGCCGGCTCGGCCAGCGTAGTCTTCCTGATCGGTGCGTTGATTGCAGCCATGTCACTGCTGCTGGCGCAACTGGTGCCGTCGAAGCCGGATCAGCGTACCGAGATCCGACTGCCCGCCGGCGTGTTGGCGCGACTGCGCACCTGA
- a CDS encoding UDP-glucose/GDP-mannose dehydrogenase family protein, with protein sequence MNITIYGSGYVGLVTGSCLADVGNNVLCVDIDEAKVARLKQGDIPIFEPGLDNVITRNVEMQRLDFTTDMDRAVAHAEVQFIAVGTPPGEDGSADMQYVLAVAETIGSRMTEPRIIVNKSTVPVGTADRVSARVQAALAERGVDVGFSVVSNPEFLKEGAAIGDFMKPDRIIVGTDNAHATGVMRELYGPFVRNHDRLIFMDVRSAELTKYAANAMLATKISFMNELSNLADRLGADIEKVRIGIGSDPRIGYSFIYPGCGYGGSCFPKDVKALVATARENDYEPQLLAAVEDVNERQKRVLQAKIDTEFGQDLSGKTFAFWGLAFKPNTDDMREAPARVLMESLWARGATIKAYDPIAMNEARHLYPDDAHRLQLMGTALDAVQGADALVINTEWREFRSPDWPRIVQSMSTNNVFDGRNMFEPGVLAQHGVRYHCIGRPNSSQSAD encoded by the coding sequence GTGAACATCACGATTTATGGATCTGGCTACGTTGGTCTGGTCACCGGCAGCTGCCTCGCGGACGTTGGCAACAACGTCCTCTGCGTCGACATCGACGAGGCCAAGGTGGCCCGACTCAAGCAAGGCGACATTCCGATTTTCGAGCCCGGTCTCGACAACGTCATCACGCGCAACGTCGAGATGCAACGGCTGGATTTCACCACCGACATGGACCGGGCCGTGGCGCACGCCGAGGTGCAGTTCATCGCCGTCGGCACCCCGCCGGGTGAGGACGGCTCGGCCGACATGCAGTACGTGCTCGCGGTGGCCGAAACCATAGGCAGTCGAATGACTGAGCCCCGAATCATCGTCAACAAGTCGACGGTGCCGGTCGGCACGGCCGACCGCGTCAGCGCACGTGTGCAGGCTGCCTTAGCCGAGCGCGGTGTGGACGTTGGTTTCAGTGTGGTGTCGAACCCCGAGTTCCTGAAAGAAGGCGCGGCGATCGGCGATTTCATGAAGCCCGATCGGATCATCGTCGGCACCGACAATGCGCACGCCACCGGTGTGATGCGCGAGCTGTACGGGCCGTTCGTGCGCAACCACGACCGGCTGATCTTCATGGATGTGCGGTCCGCGGAACTGACCAAGTACGCTGCGAACGCGATGCTGGCGACCAAGATCAGCTTCATGAACGAGCTGTCGAACCTCGCCGACCGGCTCGGTGCAGACATCGAGAAAGTGCGCATCGGCATCGGGTCTGATCCCCGCATCGGCTACAGCTTCATCTACCCCGGCTGCGGCTACGGCGGCTCCTGCTTTCCGAAAGACGTCAAGGCTCTGGTCGCCACGGCGCGGGAAAACGACTACGAGCCGCAGTTGCTGGCCGCAGTGGAGGACGTCAACGAGCGCCAGAAACGCGTGCTGCAAGCCAAGATCGACACCGAGTTCGGCCAGGACCTCAGCGGCAAGACCTTCGCGTTCTGGGGCTTGGCGTTCAAACCGAACACCGACGACATGCGCGAAGCGCCTGCCCGCGTGCTGATGGAATCGCTCTGGGCGCGCGGTGCAACGATCAAGGCCTACGACCCGATCGCCATGAACGAGGCGCGCCACCTCTACCCGGACGACGCGCACCGCCTGCAACTGATGGGCACCGCGCTCGACGCTGTCCAGGGCGCGGATGCGTTGGTGATCAACACCGAGTGGCGGGAGTTCCGCAGCCCGGACTGGCCGCGCATCGTGCAGTCGATGAGCACCAACAACGTGTTCGATGGACGCAACATGTTCGAACCCGGTGTGCTCGCACAACACGGGGTCCGGTACCATTGCATCGGCCGCCCGAACAGCAGTCAATCGGCCGACTGA
- a CDS encoding MarR family winged helix-turn-helix transcriptional regulator: MQSDDMPETLVRSPRQPALTPLALDDQLAFLLRRSHQHLTSLFQQMMTVSQLTSPQYNALLRLREQGRVSQNQLGRLIDMDPATTQGVVTRLVQRGLIERVPDEVDRRRVQLTLTESGHQTMLEAMVVGQDIQEKALADFSEEERAELLRMLAKLTR; encoded by the coding sequence ATGCAAAGTGATGACATGCCAGAAACGCTCGTCCGGTCGCCCCGTCAGCCGGCGTTGACGCCACTGGCGCTGGACGATCAATTGGCATTCCTGTTGCGGCGATCGCACCAGCACCTGACCAGCCTGTTCCAGCAGATGATGACGGTCAGCCAGCTGACCTCGCCTCAGTACAACGCACTGCTTCGGTTGCGCGAGCAGGGTCGGGTCTCGCAAAACCAACTCGGTCGCCTGATCGACATGGACCCGGCGACGACGCAGGGTGTCGTCACGCGGCTGGTGCAGCGCGGTCTGATCGAGCGCGTTCCGGACGAGGTCGACCGCAGGCGTGTTCAGCTCACCCTGACAGAGTCGGGACACCAGACCATGCTCGAGGCGATGGTCGTCGGGCAGGACATCCAGGAAAAAGCGCTGGCCGATTTCTCGGAAGAGGAACGCGCCGAACTTCTGCGGATGCTGGCCAAGCTCACCCGCTGA
- the mnmD gene encoding tRNA (5-methylaminomethyl-2-thiouridine)(34)-methyltransferase MnmD translates to MSRPGAETFHSIHGAVTESRHVFLAAPSLAKRLHARSVVRVLEIGFGSGLNFLLAADLALRAGAQLHYTALEIALPSGEQFLALEHAQWLDHPTLAERVAGSLLADRRQGPHTRHLHHGGVQLDLYLQDATAADLGRHWHDVVFHDGFSPATCPSLWTDVFLSRCVQSLRAGGCLVTYCARGAVRRSLLATGAQVDRLPGPPGKREMLRARVPLP, encoded by the coding sequence CTGTCCCGCCCCGGGGCCGAGACCTTCCACTCGATCCACGGTGCCGTGACCGAGTCCCGCCACGTGTTTCTGGCGGCACCGTCGCTCGCAAAGCGGCTGCACGCGCGCTCGGTCGTGCGCGTGCTGGAGATCGGCTTCGGGTCGGGCCTGAATTTTCTGCTTGCCGCCGACCTCGCGCTGCGCGCAGGTGCGCAGCTGCACTACACGGCGCTTGAGATCGCGCTGCCGAGCGGCGAGCAGTTTCTCGCGCTCGAACACGCGCAATGGCTCGACCACCCCACGCTCGCCGAACGTGTGGCTGGCAGTCTGCTGGCCGACCGGCGGCAGGGACCCCACACACGCCACCTGCACCACGGTGGCGTGCAGCTCGACCTCTACCTGCAGGACGCCACGGCGGCCGATCTGGGACGACACTGGCACGATGTGGTGTTTCACGACGGGTTCAGCCCGGCGACGTGCCCTTCGCTGTGGACGGATGTGTTCCTCAGCCGTTGCGTCCAGAGCCTGCGGGCCGGCGGTTGCCTGGTCACCTACTGCGCGCGCGGTGCCGTGCGCCGCAGCCTGCTGGCCACCGGGGCGCAGGTGGACCGCCTGCCGGGCCCGCCCGGAAAGCGCGAGATGCTGCGCGCCCGTGTTCCCTTGCCCTGA
- a CDS encoding MATE family efflux transporter has protein sequence MPGFAKHRDIWRIAGPVMLGNFSVPLVGVVDTAVVGHLSDARYLATVAFGAATVSLVFFLFGFLRMGTGGLVAQASGAGDADELGLVSYRALALGLLLGAVIALASPGIVAAAAWVSGTQGEVAALLPDYLYPRLLSAPAALANFVILGVLISLERAGLALLVQLLLNGCNVALDILLVTVLHWDVAGVAIASAVSEILACAAGVWVLRRALHQRSVQRPPLTVLRRAPGWPRLLLVNRDILIRSACIVGCFYTLPVLGARFGETTLAANGVLMNFFILVSYTLDGFAHAAEVQAGTAYGARDRKLLRERVQLGTAWSMATAVVISAVYAVLGPTALAALTDLPEVLQTAERYLPWLVVSPVLGALAFQMDGVYFGTTHTATLRNAMLLSCALYAGLLFLCVPAWQNHGLWFAFSAFMLSRGLFLLARYASIEQTLPANRAD, from the coding sequence ATGCCCGGCTTCGCCAAGCACCGAGACATTTGGCGAATCGCCGGGCCGGTGATGCTCGGCAACTTCAGTGTGCCCCTGGTCGGCGTGGTCGACACCGCGGTGGTCGGCCACCTCAGCGACGCCCGCTACCTTGCCACCGTGGCCTTCGGCGCCGCGACGGTGTCGCTGGTGTTCTTTCTGTTCGGCTTCCTGCGCATGGGCACCGGCGGTCTGGTCGCCCAGGCCTCTGGCGCCGGAGATGCGGACGAGCTGGGTCTGGTCAGCTACCGCGCACTCGCCCTCGGGCTGCTGCTTGGCGCGGTGATCGCCCTCGCCTCGCCCGGGATCGTCGCCGCGGCTGCGTGGGTCAGCGGCACGCAAGGCGAGGTCGCGGCGCTGCTGCCGGACTACCTCTACCCGCGACTGCTGTCCGCACCTGCGGCGCTCGCCAATTTCGTCATCCTCGGCGTGCTGATATCACTCGAGCGCGCCGGCCTTGCATTGCTTGTTCAGTTGCTGCTCAACGGCTGCAATGTGGCGCTGGACATCCTGCTGGTGACCGTCCTGCACTGGGATGTCGCTGGCGTCGCCATCGCCAGCGCGGTCAGTGAAATCCTCGCGTGCGCCGCCGGCGTCTGGGTGCTCCGACGTGCCTTGCATCAGCGCAGCGTGCAACGGCCGCCACTGACCGTGCTGCGCCGCGCACCGGGCTGGCCGCGCTTGCTGCTGGTGAACCGCGATATCCTGATTCGCTCGGCCTGCATCGTGGGGTGTTTCTACACCTTGCCTGTGCTGGGTGCGCGTTTCGGCGAAACGACGCTCGCGGCCAACGGCGTGTTGATGAATTTCTTCATACTGGTCAGTTACACCCTCGACGGCTTCGCACACGCGGCCGAAGTGCAGGCCGGTACCGCCTACGGTGCCCGAGACCGCAAACTGTTGCGCGAGCGTGTCCAACTCGGCACCGCCTGGTCGATGGCCACGGCGGTGGTGATCTCGGCGGTGTACGCCGTGTTGGGTCCAACCGCGCTGGCTGCCCTGACCGACCTGCCTGAGGTCTTGCAGACGGCAGAGCGCTACCTGCCCTGGCTTGTGGTATCCCCGGTGCTGGGTGCGCTTGCCTTTCAGATGGACGGCGTGTACTTCGGCACCACCCACACGGCCACCCTGCGCAACGCGATGTTGCTGTCCTGCGCCCTCTACGCCGGGCTGCTGTTTCTCTGTGTCCCCGCGTGGCAGAACCACGGTTTGTGGTTCGCGTTCAGCGCGTTTATGCTGTCGCGCGGGCTGTTTCTGCTGGCCCGTTACGCCTCCATCGAGCAAACGCTGCCCGCCAACCGTGCTGATTGA
- a CDS encoding TPM domain-containing protein — translation MYAHSLLSTTVVARALARCLSLLTCLLWLASAPANAAPYPEYTSPVVDAADVLSLSTRTRLTEALQAHRDRVGDEVAVVTVPGLDGVNIGQYALGLARQWRLGQSGRDNGVLIVIAPEERRVRIEVGYGLEDTLRDSDAADIIATSMTPRFRVGDLDGGTRDGVDAVLTRLQNTAVPRVDRGGSGHTMAIPLVFAALFAATHFLDRRRRTHVIGTLIAAGVAAMVINAISGQWLFGVAAGLIAGGAVFLRGQRAAAAGSGGATPPPPGHPGVLEPTHVDDSDPEARSPFHGNRNARPGDNDGGGGGFGGGGASGGW, via the coding sequence GTGTATGCCCACTCGCTCCTGTCCACCACCGTGGTCGCTCGCGCCCTTGCGCGGTGCCTGTCGCTGCTGACGTGTCTGCTGTGGCTTGCGTCCGCACCGGCCAACGCCGCACCCTACCCCGAATACACAAGCCCGGTCGTGGACGCCGCCGACGTGCTGTCTCTCAGCACGCGTACCCGGCTCACCGAGGCCCTGCAGGCACACCGGGACCGCGTCGGAGACGAGGTCGCGGTGGTCACGGTGCCTGGCCTCGACGGGGTGAACATCGGCCAGTACGCGCTCGGGTTGGCGCGGCAATGGCGCCTGGGCCAGTCCGGGCGAGACAACGGCGTCCTGATCGTGATCGCGCCCGAGGAACGGCGCGTGCGCATCGAGGTTGGCTACGGGCTCGAAGACACCCTGCGTGACAGCGACGCCGCCGACATCATTGCCACGTCGATGACGCCGCGATTCCGGGTCGGCGACCTCGACGGCGGCACGCGTGACGGTGTCGACGCGGTGCTGACACGGTTGCAAAACACCGCCGTGCCCCGCGTCGATCGCGGCGGCAGTGGCCACACCATGGCCATCCCGCTGGTGTTCGCGGCCCTGTTTGCAGCCACGCACTTCCTCGACCGCCGTCGCCGCACACACGTCATCGGCACGCTGATCGCCGCCGGCGTCGCGGCCATGGTCATCAATGCCATCAGCGGCCAGTGGCTGTTCGGTGTTGCCGCGGGACTGATCGCGGGCGGTGCGGTCTTCTTGCGCGGCCAGCGCGCAGCCGCAGCCGGATCGGGGGGCGCCACGCCTCCGCCACCGGGGCACCCTGGCGTGCTTGAACCAACACACGTCGACGACAGCGACCCGGAAGCGCGCAGCCCGTTTCACGGCAACCGCAATGCCCGCCCAGGGGACAACGACGGCGGCGGCGGCGGGTTCGGCGGTGGAGGCGCGTCGGGCGGATGGTAG
- a CDS encoding VWA domain-containing protein: MFVDLFQKLRHGGIPVSLTELLALHDCLKAGVIEPDIDSFYGVARLCLVKDERFYDRFDHIFGDHFAGVESVFADLMQAIPDDWLRAGAERLLSKEELAALTKAESFDALMDTLRERLAEQNERHQGGNKWIGTAGTSPFGAYGANPEGVRMGQHASRNRSAVKVWDKREFRNLDDTVELGTRNIKMALRRLRKFARQGAADELDLNGTIKATAEQAGLLDVKMMPERRNAIKVLLCLDIGGSMDAHVKHCETLFSAARSEFKHLEHYYFHNYVYEAFWRDNRRRRADTQPTLELIRTYGRDYKLIFVGDASMSPYEITAPGGSVEHWNEEAGSVWMQRLLNQFPHAVWLNPEPEAYWQHMPSTRLINQQMQSRMFPLTPRGIEEAMQALLSRPETPHPTPQ, encoded by the coding sequence GTGTTCGTCGACCTCTTCCAGAAGCTCCGCCACGGCGGCATCCCGGTCAGCCTGACCGAGTTGCTGGCCCTGCACGATTGCTTGAAGGCCGGTGTGATCGAGCCCGATATCGACAGCTTCTACGGTGTGGCGCGCCTGTGTCTGGTCAAGGATGAGCGCTTCTACGACCGCTTCGACCACATTTTCGGAGACCACTTCGCCGGGGTCGAGTCGGTGTTCGCCGACCTCATGCAGGCGATCCCGGACGACTGGTTGCGGGCCGGGGCAGAGCGGTTGCTCTCCAAAGAAGAGCTGGCTGCGTTGACCAAGGCCGAGAGCTTCGACGCGCTGATGGACACCTTGCGCGAGCGCCTGGCAGAACAGAACGAGCGGCACCAGGGCGGCAACAAGTGGATCGGCACGGCCGGCACGTCACCGTTCGGCGCCTACGGTGCCAACCCGGAAGGGGTGCGGATGGGGCAACACGCCAGTCGCAACCGCAGCGCCGTCAAGGTGTGGGACAAGCGCGAGTTCAGGAACCTCGACGACACCGTCGAACTCGGCACCCGCAACATCAAGATGGCGTTGCGCCGGCTGCGGAAGTTCGCTCGCCAGGGTGCGGCAGACGAGCTCGACCTCAACGGCACGATCAAGGCCACGGCCGAGCAGGCGGGACTGCTGGACGTCAAGATGATGCCCGAGCGCCGCAACGCGATCAAAGTCCTGCTGTGTCTGGACATCGGTGGGTCGATGGATGCCCACGTGAAGCACTGCGAAACGCTGTTCTCCGCCGCGCGCTCGGAGTTCAAGCACCTCGAGCACTACTACTTTCACAACTACGTGTACGAGGCGTTCTGGCGCGACAACCGCCGCCGTCGTGCTGACACGCAACCCACCCTCGAGCTGATCCGCACCTACGGCCGCGACTACAAGCTGATTTTCGTCGGCGACGCGAGCATGAGCCCGTACGAGATCACCGCGCCCGGTGGCAGTGTGGAGCACTGGAACGAGGAAGCCGGCAGCGTCTGGATGCAACGCCTGTTGAACCAATTTCCACACGCCGTGTGGCTGAATCCCGAACCCGAGGCCTACTGGCAACACATGCCCAGCACCCGATTGATCAACCAGCAGATGCAATCGCGGATGTTTCCGTTGACGCCGCGCGGTATCGAAGAAGCGATGCAAGCACTGCTCTCTCGGCCCGAGACGCCCCACCCCACACCGCAGTGA
- the murB gene encoding UDP-N-acetylmuramate dehydrogenase: MLIESAYSLAEHNSFGFDICAAFFARAGSEDDLREALAWCSDNSQPLCALGGGSNTVFAGQPPGLTVHIGIKGIEHEAHPDGSVVLRVGAGEDWHALVTHCLEQGWHGLENLALIPGAVGSAPIQNIGAYGVELSDRFVQLEAIDREDGGAVTLDAEACAFGYRDSAFKQHWRERFLISRVWLKLNTTAQPVLDYPAIRKALQDTVSPTPEDVFNTVVAVRRARIPDPREIGNAGSFFTNPLVQGETRARLLADHPDLPNWPQADGQYKLSAGWLIEQCGWKGFRDGAVGVHEHQALVLLNLGGATGLDVLALAERIADSVRVTFGIDLTIEPTVVRP, from the coding sequence GTGCTGATTGAATCCGCCTACTCACTCGCCGAGCACAACAGCTTCGGCTTCGATATCTGTGCGGCGTTTTTCGCACGCGCAGGCAGCGAAGACGACTTGCGCGAGGCATTGGCGTGGTGTTCGGACAACAGCCAACCTCTCTGCGCACTGGGCGGGGGCAGCAATACCGTCTTTGCCGGCCAACCGCCCGGGTTGACCGTGCACATCGGCATCAAGGGCATCGAACACGAGGCTCACCCGGACGGCAGTGTGGTGCTGCGCGTCGGCGCGGGTGAGGACTGGCACGCGTTGGTGACACACTGCCTTGAACAAGGGTGGCACGGTCTCGAGAACCTGGCGCTGATACCCGGTGCCGTCGGGTCGGCGCCTATCCAGAATATCGGTGCGTACGGTGTCGAGCTCTCCGACCGCTTTGTCCAATTGGAAGCCATTGACCGGGAGGACGGCGGCGCCGTGACGCTCGACGCCGAGGCCTGTGCCTTCGGCTACCGGGACAGCGCCTTCAAACAACACTGGCGGGAGCGCTTCCTGATCAGCCGCGTGTGGTTGAAACTGAACACCACGGCGCAGCCAGTGCTCGACTACCCGGCTATCCGCAAGGCCCTGCAGGACACGGTTTCGCCCACACCTGAAGACGTATTCAACACGGTCGTGGCGGTCCGGCGCGCGCGCATTCCGGACCCGCGCGAGATCGGCAATGCGGGCAGTTTCTTCACCAACCCGCTGGTCCAGGGCGAGACCCGCGCGCGCTTGCTGGCCGACCACCCGGACTTGCCGAACTGGCCCCAGGCGGATGGCCAGTACAAACTGTCGGCCGGCTGGTTGATCGAGCAGTGCGGCTGGAAAGGGTTTCGCGACGGGGCCGTAGGCGTCCACGAGCATCAGGCCCTCGTGCTGCTGAACCTCGGGGGGGCGACCGGCCTCGACGTGCTGGCACTCGCCGAACGCATCGCCGATTCCGTGCGCGTGACATTTGGTATAGATTTGACCATCGAACCGACGGTCGTGCGACCCTAG
- a CDS encoding histidine phosphatase family protein has protein sequence MVAQARRLYLLRHGPTDWNAEHRIQGHTDIELSDLGRATVSRRALSARPRAARWFTSPLKRARETAALMHLHAEVESSLIEIAFGDWEGISKHDLRIDKALVGRGWDRRPPGGESRREALHRVLAWLAAVPGDSDVGAVVHGGLIKAMYAHATGWDLRGDPPHTLHWEAVHGFDMDRYGRIVGDSYSSELIGDSAAWDFPFAA, from the coding sequence ATGGTTGCACAAGCAAGACGCCTGTACCTGCTTCGGCACGGACCGACGGACTGGAACGCGGAACACCGAATCCAGGGCCACACCGACATCGAACTCAGCGATCTGGGTCGCGCCACGGTCAGCCGACGCGCCCTGAGCGCGCGTCCCCGTGCCGCACGCTGGTTCACCAGCCCCCTGAAACGCGCCCGTGAAACCGCTGCACTGATGCACCTGCACGCGGAGGTCGAATCGTCGCTGATCGAGATTGCTTTCGGCGACTGGGAAGGGATCAGCAAGCACGATCTCCGTATCGACAAGGCGCTGGTCGGTCGTGGCTGGGACCGCCGTCCGCCGGGGGGCGAGAGCCGCCGAGAAGCCCTGCACCGTGTGTTGGCCTGGCTGGCCGCCGTTCCGGGCGACAGCGACGTTGGTGCCGTCGTTCACGGCGGTCTGATCAAGGCGATGTACGCCCACGCGACGGGGTGGGACCTGCGCGGTGACCCCCCACACACACTGCACTGGGAGGCCGTGCACGGCTTCGACATGGACCGCTACGGGCGCATCGTCGGCGACAGCTACTCGAGCGAACTCATCGGCGACAGCGCCGCGTGGGATTTTCCTTTCGCCGCCTAG
- a CDS encoding MoxR family ATPase: protein MTLESRFASTDTYIATEELSTSVNAALTLGRPLLVKGEPGTGKTQLAEEVARSLGRPLHRWHVKSTTKAQHGLYEYDAVSRLRDSQLGDERVHNIANYIVKGVLWDAFERPAPSVVLIDEIDKADIEFPNDLLLELDRMEFFVHETQQHVSAVTRPLVIITSNNEKELPDAFLRRCFFHYIRFPDADTLAKIVEVHHPGIKSDLLSNALKLFFDIRDTPGLKKKPSTSELIDWLKLLLAEDIPVEKLRAGNDDASLMPALYGALLKNEQDVHLFERVMFLNKRNGR from the coding sequence ATGACCCTCGAATCCCGATTCGCCAGCACCGACACCTACATTGCAACCGAGGAGCTCAGCACCTCGGTCAACGCCGCACTCACACTCGGCCGGCCATTGCTGGTCAAAGGGGAGCCCGGCACCGGCAAGACGCAACTGGCCGAGGAAGTGGCCCGCTCGCTCGGTCGACCGTTGCACCGGTGGCACGTGAAGTCCACCACCAAGGCACAACACGGGCTGTACGAGTACGATGCGGTGTCTCGGCTGCGCGATTCGCAACTGGGCGATGAGCGGGTCCACAATATCGCCAACTACATCGTCAAAGGCGTGCTGTGGGACGCCTTCGAACGGCCTGCGCCGAGCGTTGTGCTGATCGACGAGATCGACAAAGCCGACATTGAGTTTCCGAACGACCTGCTGCTGGAACTCGACCGCATGGAATTCTTCGTGCACGAGACTCAACAGCACGTGTCCGCTGTCACGCGTCCGCTGGTGATCATCACGTCCAACAACGAGAAAGAGCTGCCCGACGCGTTCCTGCGGCGCTGTTTCTTTCACTACATCCGCTTTCCAGACGCCGACACGCTGGCAAAAATCGTGGAGGTGCACCACCCGGGCATCAAATCCGACCTGCTGTCCAACGCCCTGAAGCTGTTCTTCGACATCCGCGACACCCCGGGTCTCAAGAAGAAGCCCTCGACGTCGGAGCTCATCGATTGGCTCAAGCTCCTGCTCGCCGAGGATATCCCGGTCGAGAAGCTGCGTGCCGGCAACGACGACGCCAGCCTGATGCCAGCCCTGTACGGCGCGCTCCTGAAGAACGAGCAGGACGTGCACCTGTTCGAGCGGGTGATGTTTCTGAACAAACGCAACGGCCGCTGA
- a CDS encoding TPM domain-containing protein codes for MVVQVVDLTAAQRADLESAVASVETNTEAELVLVVSNRCGSPFQDALALAAVAALCLPALVWWWFDGSAAALYSTQVLTLFVALLALTQWPGLLRALWPPALQRERVRRHAVEQFHRLGLHRTAHRCGVMVFVSLDERRVEILADVGLDGRVSPATWQRAVNALVARVKRQELHVGLCDAVALCGTALADAAPAGPNDAKTLANAVVLIDN; via the coding sequence ATGGTAGTGCAGGTGGTGGACCTGACGGCAGCGCAACGCGCCGACCTCGAGTCGGCGGTGGCCTCCGTCGAGACGAACACCGAAGCAGAATTGGTGTTGGTCGTCAGCAACCGCTGCGGCAGTCCGTTCCAGGATGCGCTCGCCCTCGCTGCGGTGGCTGCGCTGTGCCTGCCAGCCCTCGTCTGGTGGTGGTTCGACGGCTCGGCAGCCGCGCTGTACTCCACCCAGGTGCTGACGCTGTTCGTGGCGCTGCTCGCGCTGACACAGTGGCCCGGGCTGCTGCGCGCGCTCTGGCCCCCTGCGCTGCAACGTGAGCGCGTGCGCCGGCACGCCGTTGAACAGTTTCACCGCCTCGGCCTGCACCGCACAGCGCACCGCTGTGGGGTGATGGTGTTCGTCAGCCTCGACGAGCGGCGGGTCGAAATTCTCGCCGATGTGGGTCTGGACGGCCGCGTGAGCCCGGCCACCTGGCAGCGGGCGGTGAACGCGCTGGTCGCGCGCGTAAAGCGACAGGAGTTGCACGTGGGCTTGTGCGATGCAGTGGCGCTGTGTGGGACGGCGCTCGCGGACGCCGCACCCGCGGGGCCGAACGACGCCAAGACGCTCGCCAACGCCGTGGTATTGATCGACAACTGA